In Helianthus annuus cultivar XRQ/B chromosome 9, HanXRQr2.0-SUNRISE, whole genome shotgun sequence, the following are encoded in one genomic region:
- the LOC110878070 gene encoding pollen-specific leucine-rich repeat extensin-like protein 3 gives MKALCCFLFLSVFSIISSRSLNNAFAAAITRRHLGQIKEADPQTPDIFEIRVDVRLHFPNFRLKKAYYALQEWKKLIFSDPGNMIKNWDGVDVCSYNGVFCAKAPDDPNLMTVAGIDLNHGDIAGQLVPHLGLLTDLSIFHINSNRFCGIIPDSFSKLTILDELDLSNNRFVGPFPNVFLEMPKLKYLDIRYNNFEGEIPAQLFDLDLDAIFLNNNRFSSDIPENMGKSNASVIVMADNEIKGCIPHSIGQMAMLDEAIFANNQLTGCLPEELGLLEHTTVLDLSGNKFVGSIPQAFENLKCLEMIDIGHNELIGTVVEAICTLPKLKNFTFSHNYFNGLEKKCEKPVKPEVVFDYRENCLPGKPDQKDEDKCSPVVNRQIDCDSYGCKTEGESDEEAKKRKPPKRPIHPPAPAPPLPSPPPTPEVPKPSPVPSPPPPPTPTPKPKPPPPLPESPPPPKPPSPPPPPVQPPPPPPVHSPPPPTHSPPPPPTPPPPSPIPFDDIVLPPEIGFRYPSPPPPMFPGY, from the coding sequence ATGAAAGCCTTATGCTGCTTTCTTTTCCTATCTGTTTTCTCCATAATCTCGTCCCGTTCGTTAAACAACGCCTTCGCAGCTGCCATTACACGTCGTCACCTAGGCCAGATAAAAGAAGCCGACCCTCAAACCCCTGATATTTTTGAAATCCGTGTTGATGTACGTTTACATTTTCCTAATTTTAGGCTTAAAAAGGCCTACTATGCCCTCCAAGAATGGAAAAAGCTAATATTTTCGGACCCGGGAAACATGATAAAAAACTGGGATGGCGTAGATGTGTGCTCATATAACGGTGTGTTTTGCGCGAAAGCACCCGACGATCCCAATCTGATGACAGTTGCTGGAATCGATCTAAACCATGGCGATATCGCAGGCCAACTCGTCCCCCATCTTGGTCTATTAACCGATCTTAGCATATTTCATATCAATTCTAATAGATTTTGCGGGATTATCCCAGACAGCTTCTCAAAGCTTACAATCCTTGATGAATTGGACTTAAGTAATAACCGATTCGTGGGCCCGTTTCCTAACGTTTTCTTGGAGATGCCTAAACTCAAGTATCTAGACATTAGATACAATAATTTCGAAGGAGAGATACCAGCTCAACTATTTGATCTAGATCTTGATGCAATTTTCTTGAATAATAATCGGTTTAGTTCAGATATCCCCGAAAACATGGGGAAATCGAATGCGTCGGTGATCGTGATGGCGGATAATGAGATTAAAGGATGCATTCCTCATAGCATTGGTCAAATGGCTATGTTAGACGAGGCTATTTTTGCCAACAATCAACTCACGGGTTGTCTGCCGGAGGAACTAGGGTTGCTTGAGCATACAACGGTTTTGGATTTGAGTGGAAATAAATTTGTGGGGTCAATTCCACAAGCTTTTGAGAATCTAAAGTGCCTTGAGATGATAGATATCGGACACAATGAGTTGATCGGTACAGTAGTTGAGGCTATTTGTACATTGCCAAAACTGAAGAATTTTACGTTTTCTCATAATTATTTTAACGGGTTGGAAAAGAAATGTGAGAAACCGGTAAAACCGGAGGTAGTTTTTGATTACCGGGAGAATTGTTTACCGGGGAAACCGGATCAGAAAGATGAGGATAAGTGTTCACCGGTGGTGAACCGGCAGATTGATTGTGACTCGTACGGGTGTAAGACGGAGGGAGAGAGTGACGAAGAGGCTAAAAAGAGAAAACCACCAAAGAGGCCGATACATCCACCAGCACCAGCACCACCTCTTCCTAGTCCGCCTCCAACACCGGAGGTGCCCAAACCATCCCCGGTTCCTTCACCGCCTCCCCCTCCAACACCAACACCTAAGCCTAAACCGCCGCCGCCGCTTCCAGAATCACCTCCTCCTCCTAAACCGCCTTCGCCACCTCCACCACCGGTTCAACCACCTCCGCCGCCACCAgtccactcaccaccaccacctacaCACTCACCTCCGCcgccaccaacaccaccaccaccatcaccaataCCCTTCGACGACATTGTACTTCCCCCAGAAATCGGTTTTCGCTACCCGTCACCACCGCCACCAATGTTTCCAGGATACTAA